A genomic segment from Burkholderia plantarii encodes:
- a CDS encoding FadR/GntR family transcriptional regulator: MSSLSEKVVASLSEEIRRGTLRPGDRLPTEVAMMKQLSVSRSVIREAISRLQAARIVETRHGVGTFVLAPRNDATMQLPTADLSNMLDAMAVLEFRMDVEAASAALAAKRRTEPNLRQMQAALERFEAELERGSTDTLAHDIEFHQQIAQASGNRYFVDVLSQLGHSASPRTRLGSAELAQLDQIDRLRHVLDEHRWIYRAIERQDPDDARAAMRVHLSKSRERLQQAHDTSHPPG, encoded by the coding sequence ATGAGCAGCCTGTCCGAGAAGGTCGTCGCGTCCCTGTCCGAAGAAATCCGCCGCGGCACGCTGCGCCCCGGCGACCGGCTGCCCACCGAGGTCGCGATGATGAAGCAGCTGTCGGTCAGCCGCTCGGTGATCCGCGAGGCGATCTCGCGCCTGCAGGCCGCGCGCATCGTCGAGACGCGGCACGGCGTAGGTACGTTCGTGCTCGCGCCGCGCAACGACGCGACGATGCAACTGCCTACCGCCGACCTGTCGAACATGCTCGACGCGATGGCCGTGCTCGAATTCCGCATGGACGTGGAGGCCGCGTCGGCGGCGCTGGCCGCGAAACGGCGCACCGAGCCGAACCTGCGGCAGATGCAGGCCGCGCTCGAGCGCTTCGAGGCCGAGCTCGAACGCGGCAGCACCGACACGCTCGCGCACGACATCGAGTTCCACCAGCAGATCGCGCAGGCGAGCGGCAACCGCTATTTCGTCGACGTGCTGAGCCAGCTTGGCCATTCGGCCAGCCCGCGCACGCGGCTCGGCAGTGCCGAACTTGCCCAACTCGACCAGATCGACCGGCTGCGCCACGTGCTCGACGAACACCGCTGGATCTATCGCGCGATCGAGCGCCAGGACCCGGACGACGCGCGCGCGGCAATGCGCGTGCATCTCTCCAAAAGCCGCGAACGCCTGCAGCAGGCGCACGACACGAGCCATCCGCCAGGCTGA